The sequence TTGCGCGGGCCGTCAGGGAAAACCGGTTGAAATTCGGCACTGCGCGACGCGAACCTTTCACGGCTTGTTACGACCTCCGCGCGCCGCCCTCCCCCGAGCCACTCTCGCTTCGTTTCTGTCACTTCCTCCCTGTTCCTCCCCTTTCTTTCCTTTCCTCTCCCTGACACGAGCCACTGGGACGTCATGCAGATCCAAGACCTTCCGTATCCCGACCCGGGCGCACCTGACGCGCGTTCGGGTCCTCGCTTCCTGTGGTGGCTCTGGCGCAACCAGACGGGCGGCCAGCTCAAGTCGCTGGCCTGGGGCATGTTGCACTTCGTCTCCGTCTCCGCGCTGCCCTTCTGCGTCGGTCTCGCCGTCCAGGCGGTCCTCGACCGTTCCGGCACCCGGCTCGCCCTGACGGGTGGTCTGATGGCGCTGTGCGGTACGGGGATCGCCGTCGGCGACACCTTCCTGCACCGGTCGGCCGTCACCAACTGGATCACCGCCGCCGCCCGTGTCCAGCAGTTGCTGGCGCGCCAGGCGGCCCAGCTGGGCTCCGCGCTGACCCGGCGGGTCGCGGCCGGCGAGGTGGTGGCGGTCTCCACCGGTGACGTGGAGAAGATCGGCTGGTTCGTCGAGGCCGTCTCCCGCTTCACCGCCGCGGCGTTGACGGTCGCCGTGGTCTGCGTCGGCCTGCTCGTCTACCAGCCCGCTCTGGGCGTCGTCGTCGCCGTGGGCGTCCCGGTCGTGGCGCTCGCGGTGCTGCCACTGCTGCCCCGGGCCACGCGTCGCGCCGACATCCAGCGCGAGAAGGCGGGCCGGGCCACCGAGCTGGCCTCGGACACCGTCGCCGGACTTCGCGTGCTGCGCGGCATCGGCGGCGAGGAGCTGTTCCTCGACCGCTACCGCAGCGCCTCGCAGGAGGTGCGGCGGGCGGCCGTGCGCAGCGCCCGGATGTGGTCGCTGATCTCCGCGATCCAGGTGCTGCTGCCCGGGCTGCTGATGATCGCGGTCGTCTGGCACGGTGTCCACCTGGCCCGCGAGGGCCGGATCACGGTCGGCGAACTCGTCACCGTCTACAGCGCGGTCATGGTTCTCAACTACCCGCTGCGGCACTTCGAGGAGATCGCCATGGCGTACTCCTTCTCGCGCCCGTCGGCCAGACGCGCGGCGCGTGTGCTGTCGCTGCGGCGGGCCACGGACATCGAGGGGGCGCGCGAGGCCCAGGTGCCCGGCGGCGATCTGTACGACCCGGCCACCGGTCTGCTCGCGCCCGCCGGCCGGCTCACCGCCGTGGTGTGCGGCGACCCGGACGCCGCCGGACGCCTCGCGGAACGGCTGGGCGGCCACCCCGCCGAGCCGGGCGCCTCGGTGCTGCTCGGCGGGGTACCGCTCGACGACCTCCCCCTCGACAGTGCCCGCACCGCCGTACTCGTCCAGGACAAGGACCCGGTGCTGCTGTCCGGCTCGCTGCGCGAACTGCTGGACGTGCCCTCCTCCGGTGCCGTACGCGCCGAGGACGCGCTGGCGGCCGCGCAGTGCGGGGACGTCCTGGAAGCGCTGGTGCAGGGGTCGCTTGACGCCTCCGATCCGCTGGACGCCCGCATCACCGAGCGCGGCCGCTCGCTCTCGGGCGGCCAGCGCCAGCGGCTCGCGCTGGCCCGGTCCCTGATCACCGACCCGGAGGTGCTGGTCCTGGACGAGCCGACCTCCGCGGTCGACTCGCACACCGAGGCCCGGATCGCGGACGGGCTGCGCCGGATGCGCTCGGACCGGACGACGGTGGTGTTCACCTCGTCGCCGCTGCTGCTGGACCGCGCGGACCGGGTCGCCCTGGTCCACGAGGGCGCGGTCGCGGCGGTCGGCGTACACCGGGATCTGCTCGATTCCGAGCCGCGGTACCGGGCCGTGGTGACCCGGGAGTCCGACGACGAGCCCGCCCCGACCAGCCCCGGGGACGAGAACGTGGCCGACGGGAACGCCCTTCTGGGCGCTCTCGAACAGCTGGAAGAGATCGAGGAGAGCGCATGATCGGCGTTGCGCCGCCGGCGTACGACCCCGCGGCCCCGACGACCGCCACCACCCTGCCCGTGGGCGCGGCCGCGACCGTGCGCGCCTACGTGGCCGAACTGTTCCGCCGGCATCGCCGGGCCTTTGGGCTCCTCATCGTCGTCAACACGGTGGCCGTGATCGCCTCGATGGTGGGCCCGTACCTGCTCGGCGGCCTGGTCGAGCGCGTGTCGGACCGGGCGGCCGAGCTGCACCTGGGACTGACCGCCGGGCTGTTCGTGCTCGCGCTGCTCGTGCAGGCCGTGTTCGTCCGGCAGGTGCGGCTGCGGGGCGCGATGCTCGGCGAGCGGATGCTGGCCGACCTGCGCGAGGACTTCCTGGTCCGCTCGGTGGGGCTGCCTCCGGGCGTGCTGGAGCGGGCCGGCACGGGCGACCTGCTCTCCCGCATCACGACCGACATCGACCGCCTCGCCAACGCCATGCGGGAAGCCGTACCGCAGCTGGCGATCGGTGCCGTGTGGGCGCTGCTGCTGCTCGGCGGGCTCGTCGTGACGGCACCGCCGCTGGCGGCCGCCGTCCTGCTCGCGGTACCCGTGCTGGTGGTGGGGTGCCGCTGGTACTTCAGACGGGCGCCCTCCGGCTACCGGTCCGAGTCCGCCGGGTACGCCGCCGTCGCCGCCGCGCTCGCCGAGACCGTGGACGCGGGCCACACCATCGAGGCGCACCGTCTGGGCGACCGGCGCATCGCCCTGTCGGAGCGGCGGATCAAGGAGTGGACCGCCTGGGAGCGGTACACCCTCTGGCTGCGATCCGTGCTCTTCCCGGTCATCAACGCGGTACATCTCATGGTGCTCGGCTCGGTCCTCATGGTCGGCGGCACCTTCGTGCTGCGCGGCTGGATCGGCGTGGGGCAGCTGACCACGGGTGCGCTCATCGCGCAGATGCTCGTCGACCCGGTGAACCTGATCCTGCGCTGGTACGACGAGGTGCAGGTCGCCCAGGTGTCGCTGGCCCGGCTGGTCGGCGTCCGGGACATCGCGCCGGACGCCGGGGACGCCTCGCTGGCCCCCGGCGGGCGGGACGTGCACGCCGACCGGGTGCACTTCGGCTACCGCGAGGGCGTCGACGTCCTGCGCAAGGTCTCCCTGCAGGTCGCCCCGGGCACCCGGCTGGCCCTGGTCGGCCCCTCCGGCGCGGGCAAGTCCACGCTGGGCAGGCTGCTCGCCGGGATCTACGCGCCCCGGGACGGCCGCGTCACCCTGGGCGGCGCGGAACTGTCCCGGATGCCCGCGGAACGCGTCCGCTCGCACGTCGCCCTGGTCAACCAGGAACACCACGTCTTCGTCGGCTCCCTGCGCGACAACCTCATGCTGGCCCTCCCCCACTCCCGGCTCCGCTCGAGCGGGGGGACCTCCATCGACAGCCACGACGCCGAACTGTGGGCGGCGCTCGGCGCGGTCGACGCGGACGGCTGGGCGCGAGCCCTGGACGACGGTCTGGACACCGAGGTCGGCTCCGGCGGGCTGGCGCTGACCCCGGCGCAGGCCCAGCAGATCGCGCTGGCCCGGCTGGTCCTGGCCGACCCGCACACCCTGGTCCTGGACGAGGCGACCTCGCTGCTCGACCCGCGCGCGGCCCGCCACCTGGAACGCTCCCTGGCCCGTGTCCTCGACGGCCGCACGGTGGTCGCCATCGCCCACCGCCTGCACACCGCCCACGACGCCGATGTGATCGCCGTCGTGGAGAACGGCCGCATCAGCGAGCTGGGCAGCCATGGGGAGCTGGTCGCGGCGGACGGTGCGTATGCGGCGCTGTGGCGGTCGTGGCACGGGTGAGGGGCGGGGTGAGGGCGGGGTCCCTGGTGAGCGGCGTCGCGCGTGCACGGGTACGCACAGGTGCAGCGCCGGGTCGGGGCGCGCCGACACTCTCGGCCGGGGTGCCGACGCAGCCCTGTGGCACCTGAGCTGCGGGGCCGCTCCGGCGGACGCGGACGGTGTCTGCGGGCCGGCCGGGCGTTGGGGCCGCCCCCGGGCCGCCCCTGCGGCGAGCGCGGGCGAAATCGGGCGCGCGTCCGCGGGCCCCACCCGGTCGGACGATGCCGTGCGGCCCCGTCGCGGGGGCCCGAGCGGGCCCGAGCGGGGGTGTGCGGCCAGAAGCCGGGCCCCGTGCCGTTGCGCGGTGCCGAACAGGGGTGGAAGGCTGGATAGCGGCACCGGTTCGGGGAGCGCCCGGGAACCCGTCGGCTCCCGCCGCGTGAGACCCGTGCCGAGCGTGCCGACGGCGCGCTGCCCCTCGCGGGGGTAGGAAGCCGTCCTCACCACCTGGAGGTACCCGTGGACAGCGCCGATGGATGGGGGGATGACGTCTACCAGCCCGATGCCTCGGAGATCCGGGAGGACTCGGGCGTGCTCGACGTCGAGGACACC is a genomic window of Streptomyces griseochromogenes containing:
- a CDS encoding ABC transporter transmembrane domain-containing protein, with the protein product MQIQDLPYPDPGAPDARSGPRFLWWLWRNQTGGQLKSLAWGMLHFVSVSALPFCVGLAVQAVLDRSGTRLALTGGLMALCGTGIAVGDTFLHRSAVTNWITAAARVQQLLARQAAQLGSALTRRVAAGEVVAVSTGDVEKIGWFVEAVSRFTAAALTVAVVCVGLLVYQPALGVVVAVGVPVVALAVLPLLPRATRRADIQREKAGRATELASDTVAGLRVLRGIGGEELFLDRYRSASQEVRRAAVRSARMWSLISAIQVLLPGLLMIAVVWHGVHLAREGRITVGELVTVYSAVMVLNYPLRHFEEIAMAYSFSRPSARRAARVLSLRRATDIEGAREAQVPGGDLYDPATGLLAPAGRLTAVVCGDPDAAGRLAERLGGHPAEPGASVLLGGVPLDDLPLDSARTAVLVQDKDPVLLSGSLRELLDVPSSGAVRAEDALAAAQCGDVLEALVQGSLDASDPLDARITERGRSLSGGQRQRLALARSLITDPEVLVLDEPTSAVDSHTEARIADGLRRMRSDRTTVVFTSSPLLLDRADRVALVHEGAVAAVGVHRDLLDSEPRYRAVVTRESDDEPAPTSPGDENVADGNALLGALEQLEEIEESA
- a CDS encoding ABC transporter ATP-binding protein, coding for MIGVAPPAYDPAAPTTATTLPVGAAATVRAYVAELFRRHRRAFGLLIVVNTVAVIASMVGPYLLGGLVERVSDRAAELHLGLTAGLFVLALLVQAVFVRQVRLRGAMLGERMLADLREDFLVRSVGLPPGVLERAGTGDLLSRITTDIDRLANAMREAVPQLAIGAVWALLLLGGLVVTAPPLAAAVLLAVPVLVVGCRWYFRRAPSGYRSESAGYAAVAAALAETVDAGHTIEAHRLGDRRIALSERRIKEWTAWERYTLWLRSVLFPVINAVHLMVLGSVLMVGGTFVLRGWIGVGQLTTGALIAQMLVDPVNLILRWYDEVQVAQVSLARLVGVRDIAPDAGDASLAPGGRDVHADRVHFGYREGVDVLRKVSLQVAPGTRLALVGPSGAGKSTLGRLLAGIYAPRDGRVTLGGAELSRMPAERVRSHVALVNQEHHVFVGSLRDNLMLALPHSRLRSSGGTSIDSHDAELWAALGAVDADGWARALDDGLDTEVGSGGLALTPAQAQQIALARLVLADPHTLVLDEATSLLDPRAARHLERSLARVLDGRTVVAIAHRLHTAHDADVIAVVENGRISELGSHGELVAADGAYAALWRSWHG